From the Lathyrus oleraceus cultivar Zhongwan6 chromosome 4, CAAS_Psat_ZW6_1.0, whole genome shotgun sequence genome, one window contains:
- the LOC127075049 gene encoding truncated transcription factor CAULIFLOWER A, with the protein MGRGRVQLKRIENKINRQVTFSKRRAGLLKKAHEISVLCDAEVALIVFSHKGKLFEYATDSCMEKILERYERYSYAERQLVANDSESQGNWTIEYTRLKAKIDLLQRNYRHYMGEDLGTMSLKELQSLEQQLDTALKLIRTRRNQLMYESISELQKKEKVIQEQNNMLAKKIKEKEKIAAEQQVQWEHPNHHGVNPNYLLHQQLPSLNMGGNYREEAPEMGRNELDLTLEPLYTCHLGCF; encoded by the exons ATGGGAAGAGGTAGGGTTCAGTTGAAGAGGATAGAAAACAAGATCAATCGTCAGGTTACTTTCTCTAAAAGGAGAGCTGGACTTCTCAAGAAAGCTCATGAGATCTCTGTTCTTTGTGATGCTGAAGTTGCTTTGATTGTTTTCTCCCACAAAGGAAAACTCTTTGAATATGCCACTGATTCTTG CATGGAGAAGATTCTGGAGCGCTATGAAAGGTATTCATATGCAGAGAGACAACTAGTTGCAAATGATTCTGAGTCACAG GGAAATTGGACCATTGAGTATACAAGACTGAAGGCAAAGATTGATCTTTTGCAAAGAAACTATAG GCATTACATGGGAGAAGATTTGGGTACAATGAGCCTCAAAGAGCTTCAGAGTTTGGAACAGCAGTTAGATACTGCTCTCAAACTCATTCGTACACGCAGA AACCAACTCATGTACGAGTCCATTTCAGAGCTTCAGAAAAAG GAGAAAGTGATTCAGGAGCAGAATAACATGCTTGCGAAAAAG ATCAAGGAGAAAGAAAAGATTGCAGCTGAGCAGCAGGTACAATGGGAGCACCCAAACCACCATGGAGTCAATCCAAATTACTTACTACACCAGCAACTTCCAAGCTTGAACATGGG TGGTAATTACCGTGAGGAAGCACCAGAAATGGGGAGGAATGAGCTTGACTTGACCCTTGAACCACTGTATACCTGCCACCTTGGATGCTTTTGA